The Sporosarcina ureae genomic sequence TGCGATTACGCAAACCCTTTGAACCTGATCTAGCACATACTAGCGGAGGGAAGTGGGTAGTTTTCATACCCAATTGCCCATCTATGCATGGGTTTTTTGTATATATACCTTTAAAGGGAGGAAAAGAAACATGCAGCTTATTCAAGAACTTCGTCAAAGGCAACCGCTCGTTCATTGCATTACAAATTTTGTAGTCGCGAATTTCCAAGCAAATGGTTTACTTGCAATAGGCGCTTCTCCCGTTATGGCGGATGCAGTAGAAGAAGCAGAAGATATCGCTAGAATTGCCTCTTGCAGCATTTTAAATATTGGCACATTGAAGCAACAAACAGTAGATGCAATGATTTTGGCAGGAAACAGTGCCCGCGCAGTAGGAAAACCCGTCGTACTAGACCCTGTGGGTGCAGGCGCCACAGCTTTTCGTAAAGCTAGCGTCCTGAAAGTACTGAACGAAGTAGACGTCACACTGATCCGTTGTAATGCAGGGGAACTTGCTGCAATTGCAGATGTTCCATGGGCCGCCAAGGGTGTTGACGCAGGTGAAGGTTCTGCCGACATCAAAGGTATAGCGACAATGACTGCTCGCAAGTATAACTGTCTGGTTGCAGTATCAGGCGAAGTGGATATTGTCACGGATGGTGATTCCACATTATCCATTACAGGCGGTCACCCCATGATGACTACCATTACAGGTACGGGGTGTTTACTTAGTTCTGTCACGGGTGCTTTTCTTTCTATAGGAATGGAATATCCCTTGGAAGCTGTAGCAGATGCACTTTCATTTTATAAACGGGCTGGTGAACAGACAGCTAAAATTTCACGTGGTCCTGGCGACTTTGCTGTGAACTTCATAAATACATTACATACATTGGATAGCGAATCGAAAACATTTTCAACCTAATAGACAGGAGGTTTTTCAATTGACAGTACAAGTAGCATTGACCATTGCCGGTTCGGATAGCGGAGGTGGCGCAGGAATTCAAGCCGACTTAAAAACGTTCCAGGAACTAGGTGTATTTGGCACTTCTGCTATAACCGCGGTGACTGCTCAGAACACACACGGTGTTCACGGTGTTTATCCAATACAAACAGAAGGAGTAATAGCACAAATGCGTGCAGTACTTGATGATTTTGATGTAAAAGCATGTAAAACCGGGATGCTGTTTTCTGCAGAAATTATTACTGAAGTAGCTACGCTATTAAAAGAATACCCTTCGTTTCCATTAGTCATTGACCCTGTCATGATTGCAAAGGGAGGACAAACTTTATTGCAACAACAGGCGATTCAAGCATTAAAAGAGCATTTGTTGCCACTGGCTACCATTGTGACTCCGAATATTCCTGAAGCGGAAGTACTGACCGGAATGAAAATACGAACAGATGAAGACATTCAGCAAGCCGCAGCTGCTTTTATCCAAATGGGAGCGAAAGCCGTCGTTATGAAAGGCGGCCACCGTAATGATGTGTTGGACGCAAAGGATTATTACGCGGACGAAGAAGGTCAGTCATTCACTGTAACTACACCTTGGATCCAAACTAAAGACACACATGGAACCGGATGCACATTTGCAGCGGCGTTGACAAGTTTTCTAGCTAAAGGCTATTCCTTGACGGATGCAGTTGCCGAAGCGAAGCAATTCATACAAGCCGCGATTGAAAATGGCTTGAAGATCGGTTCAGGCCATGGACCGACAAATCATTGGGCATATGGTGATCTAAAAAAGGAGATACACTGATGTCAAATATAGGATTGAAGAAAGCATTAGGTTTATATTTTGTAATGGGCACACCAAACTCAGGGAATCAAGATCCATTAGCAATAGTGGAAGCAGCTCTTCGCGGGGGTGTCACATGTTTTCAGTTGCGTGAAAAAGGATTACATGCCCTCGAAGGCGAAGCTTTGCTCGGGTTTGCCAGAAAGTGTCAGGCGCTATGCAGATTGTATCGCGTTCCTTTCATCATCAATGACGATGTGGATCTTGCATTGGCAATTAATGCGGACGGGGTTCATGTAGGACAAGATGATGAACGGGCAGACAGCGTGCGTCAGCGAATTGGTCCGGATAAATGGCTTGGGGTTTCGACTCACAATGCACAAGAAGTACAAATTGCACAATCCATTGGTGCGGATTATGTAGGACTGGGTCCGATCTATCCGACGTCAACCAAACTTGATGCTTCGGCAGTTGTCGGTACCACTTTAGTAGAAGAAATTCATACTACTTTCCCTGATATGCCGATAGTCGCTATAGGCGGAATTACGCTGGCTACAACCAGCTCTATTATCCAAGCCGGAGCAGATGGTGTAGCCGTTGTTTCTGCGATCGCATCGGCTAAAGATCCACAGTATGCAGCAAGTGATTTAGCAAAAACAATACACTCCTTGTTGGAATGAATGGGGTTCGTATGAATACACGTAGAATGATTTTCATGACAATGTTTGTAGCCATCGCAGTTGCCGGCTCTGCATTCGTTTCATTCCCTGCTGGTATCGCCAGAGCATATCCCATACAGCATGCTGTGAATGTCGTAGTGGCGATTATAATGGGGCCTGGAGCTGCCGTGATGGTAGCGTTTATGACAGGACTCGTACGTTTATTAACAGGGACAGGTTCACTGCTCGCGTTTCCAGGCGGAATGATCGGTGCACTTTTAGCTGGCGTACTCTATCAGCGTTTCAAAAGAAATTGGAGTGCGGGTATTGGAGAAATTATTGGAACCGGTTTGATAGCACCATTGTTTGCGGTGCCTTATGC encodes the following:
- the thiM gene encoding hydroxyethylthiazole kinase codes for the protein MQLIQELRQRQPLVHCITNFVVANFQANGLLAIGASPVMADAVEEAEDIARIASCSILNIGTLKQQTVDAMILAGNSARAVGKPVVLDPVGAGATAFRKASVLKVLNEVDVTLIRCNAGELAAIADVPWAAKGVDAGEGSADIKGIATMTARKYNCLVAVSGEVDIVTDGDSTLSITGGHPMMTTITGTGCLLSSVTGAFLSIGMEYPLEAVADALSFYKRAGEQTAKISRGPGDFAVNFINTLHTLDSESKTFST
- the thiD gene encoding bifunctional hydroxymethylpyrimidine kinase/phosphomethylpyrimidine kinase, with the protein product MTVQVALTIAGSDSGGGAGIQADLKTFQELGVFGTSAITAVTAQNTHGVHGVYPIQTEGVIAQMRAVLDDFDVKACKTGMLFSAEIITEVATLLKEYPSFPLVIDPVMIAKGGQTLLQQQAIQALKEHLLPLATIVTPNIPEAEVLTGMKIRTDEDIQQAAAAFIQMGAKAVVMKGGHRNDVLDAKDYYADEEGQSFTVTTPWIQTKDTHGTGCTFAAALTSFLAKGYSLTDAVAEAKQFIQAAIENGLKIGSGHGPTNHWAYGDLKKEIH
- the thiE gene encoding thiamine phosphate synthase; protein product: MSNIGLKKALGLYFVMGTPNSGNQDPLAIVEAALRGGVTCFQLREKGLHALEGEALLGFARKCQALCRLYRVPFIINDDVDLALAINADGVHVGQDDERADSVRQRIGPDKWLGVSTHNAQEVQIAQSIGADYVGLGPIYPTSTKLDASAVVGTTLVEEIHTTFPDMPIVAIGGITLATTSSIIQAGADGVAVVSAIASAKDPQYAASDLAKTIHSLLE
- the thiW gene encoding energy coupling factor transporter S component ThiW; protein product: MNTRRMIFMTMFVAIAVAGSAFVSFPAGIARAYPIQHAVNVVVAIIMGPGAAVMVAFMTGLVRLLTGTGSLLAFPGGMIGALLAGVLYQRFKRNWSAGIGEIIGTGLIAPLFAVPYAKILMGTTVTAFFFLPPFLVSTVSGTIIGLLLAPRLLKLKIFKDLQ